Genomic segment of Streptomyces sp. NBC_01210:
ACCGCCACCGGATCCTCGCCGGTCGCTGCGCCCGCGGCGAGCGCCGCCGCACCGAGGGCGACCAGTTCGCCGCTCTCGGGAATCAGCAGGGGGCGGCCGGAGAGGCGGCGTACGGTCTCCACCCAGTGCCGCCCCTTGGCCCCACCGCCCACCAGTCGCAGCGGGCGGGCGGCGACTTCCCTGTCGGTCGGGTCGAGGCCGCAGGTGCGCAGCACCTCGTCGAGAGCGCGCAGTACCGTCACGACCGCGCCTTCGTAGGCGGCGCCGAGGAGTTGCTGGCGGCTGGTGGTGTGGCGCAGCCCGGTGAGCAGACCTGAGGCGGCGGGCAGATCAGGGGTGCGCTCGCCGTCGAGGTAGGGCAGCAGCACGACCTCACCGCCCGCCTCGGCGGTGTCGCGGTGCAGGCCCAGCAGGGCGGCGATCTTGTCGACCGCGAGCGTGCAGTTCAGCGTGCAGGCCAGCGGGAGGTACGTACCGTCGGCTGCGGCGAACCCGGCGAGTGCCGTGGACGCCGGCCGGGTGCGGCTGGCGGCGAAGACCGTGCCGGAGGTGCCCAGGCTGAGGGCCGGATGATCAAGCAGCCCGGCGCCGCCGAGCCCGAGGCCGACGGCGGCGGCCATGTTGTCGCCGGTGCCCGCGGCGACCGCGATGCCGGCGGGCAGGCCGAGTTCCGCGGCGGCAGCGGCGGTCAGCGAGCCGATACGGGCCGCGCCGGTGGCGGCCACCTCGGGCAGCAAGTCGGCGTCCAGGCCGATCAGTTGGAGGAGTTCGGGGTCGTACGCTCCGCCGGCGGTGGAGTACCAGCAGGTGCCCGATGCGTCGCCGGGGTCGGTGGCCGCGATGCCCGCCAGCCGTTCGGTGAGGAAGTCGTGGGGAAGGCGGACCGCGGCCGCTGCCTTGGCCGCACGCGGTTCGTGCTCACGCAGCCACTGCCACTTCGCGGCCGTCATCGAGGCCACCGGCACCGATCCGGTACGCGCCGTCCAGGCGTCCGGGCCGCCCAGCGCCTCGGTCAGGGCGGCGGCCTGGGGGGCCGAGCGGGTGTCGTTCCAGAGCAGCGCGGGACGCACCGGATGCCCGGCGCGGTCGAGGACGACCAGGCCGTGCTGCTGCCCGGCGACCGCGATGCCGGTCACGGCCGACGCGGCGAGACCGGACTCCTTGAGGCCCATGGCGACGGCCTCGCGCAGCGCGTGCCACCAGACCTCGGGATCGCTCTCGCGTGCGCCGCTCTCGCCGGTGACCTGGTGCGCGGCCCGGCCGACGGCGAGCGTACGGCCGGTGGCGGCGTCGATGAACGCGGCCTTGGCGGACTGGGTCGAGCTGTCCACGCCGATGACGACCGTCTGGGTCGGCATTGCCTCACCTCTCCCTCCCGGCCTATTTTGGCCGACACCCAACAAATTACGTCACCCGGTCCCGCGCGAACAGATCGAGAACAGGTACTGATGGGCTCCTGTGATCACATGGACGGGTGCAGTATTAGTAAGGTATGAAAACAAACCCTGGATCGAAGGCGGTCATGGCGATGTCGGAACGCTTCACACCCACCCCCGAGGACAGGTTCAGCTTCGGCCTCTGGACGGTCGGCTGGCAGGGCAGGGACCCCTTCGGAGAGGCGACCCGGGCGCCGCTGGACCCCGTTGAATCCGTGCAGTACCTCGCCGGGCTCGGGGCGTACGGCGTCACGTTCCACGACGACGACCTGATCCCCTTCGGCGCTACCGAGGGTGAGCGTGAATCGCACATCAAGCGCTTCCGGCAGGCGCTGGACGCGACCGGTCTGGTGGTGCCGATGGCCACCACCAATCTCTTCACCCACCCTGTCTTCAAGGACGGCGGCTTCACCGCCAACGACCGGGACGTACGTCGTTACGCGCTGCGCAAGACCATCCGCAACATCGACCTCGCCGCCGAGCTCGGGGCCCGTACCTACGTCGCCTGGGGCGGCCGCGAGGGCGCGGAGTCGGGCGCGGCGAAGGACGTACGCATCGCTCTGGACCGGATGAAGGAAGCCTTCGACCTGCTGGGGGAGTACGTCACCGAGCAGGGGTACGACCTGCGGTTCGCCATCGAGCCCAAGCCCAATGAGCCGCGCGGGGACATCCTGCTGCCCACCGTCGGCCACGCGCTGGCCTTCATCGAGCGCCTGGAGCGGCCCGAGTTGTACGGCGTGAACCCGGAGGTCGGCCATGAGCAGATGGCCGGGCTGAACTTCACGCACTCCATCGCCCAGGCGATGTGGGCCGACAAGCTCTTCCACATCGACCTCAACGGGCAGAGCGGCATCAAGTACGACCAGGACCTGCGCTTCGGCGCCGGCGATCTGCGCTCCGCGTTCTGGCTGGTCGACCTGTTGGAGACAGGCGGCTACGAAGGGCCGCGGCACTTCGACTTCAAGCCGCCGCGTACCGAGGACTTCGACGGGGTGTGGGCATCGGCGGCCGGCTGTATGCGCAACTATCTGATCCTCAAGGAGCGGGCCGCCGCCTTCCGCGCGGATCCGCGGGTACAGGAGGCGCTGCGGGCCGCTCGCCTCGACGAGCTGGCCCGCCCCACCGCCGAGGACGGGTTGTCCGGGTTGCTCACCGACCGTGCGTCGTTCGAGGAGTTCGACGTCGAGGCGGCGGCCGAGCGGGGCATGGCCTTCGAGTACCTGGACCAGCTGGCCATGGACCACCTTCTCGGCGTGCGCTGACAGCCCGGGTGCTTGCCGGGGCTCCGCCCCGGACCCCGCCCCTCAAACGCCGGCGGGGCTGGATTGCCTCCTAGGACACCGCGTACGCCACCGGGTCGGCCAGCACGTCCCGCACCACGAGAGCCGCCGCGCCGCGCGCCGCGTCCGCAGCCGCCGACGAGGCGCGCAACCGCCCGCTGCCCTCGGGCCACAGCCCCGACACCACCCGGCCGGCCAGCTCGCCGCCGGCCGGCGGCGACAGCCAGGGCAGTAGCGGCCGGTAGATCCCGCCGAGCACCACCGCGTCCGGGTCGAAGAGGTTCACCGCGCCGGACAGCACCCGGCCCAGCATCAGCCCGGCCTGTGCGATCGCCGTCACCGCGCGTTCGTCGCCCGTGCCGGCCCGGCGCTCCAGTTCGGCCACGCCCGCGGCGCCGGTGGACTCGTCGATGCCCGCGGCCCGCAGCAACGCCGACTGACCCGCGTACTGCTCCAGACAGCCCCGCGAGCCGCAGCGGCACTCGGGGCCGTCAGCGGACACCACGACATGGCCGATCTCCCCGGCGAATCCGTGCGCCCCGCGCAGCAGTTCACCGTCCAGGACCAGCGCGCCGCCGACGCCGATCTCGCCCGACAGATAGAGAAAGCTGCGCACCTCGCCCAGACCGCCGAACCACAGCTCGGCCAGGGCCGCCAGATTGGCCTCGTTCTCCGCGTGCACCGGCAGCGCGGGCAGGCCGGGCCGCAGCGCTGCGAGCGCCTCGGCGAACGGAGCCTCGGCCGCGACCCCGGTCCAGCCCAGATTGGGCGCCTGCCGGACCGTACCCGCCGAGATGAGCCCCGGCAGTGCCAGCTCCGCGCCGACCGGCCGCAGCTCCTGCTCGACGGCCGACGTCAGCGCCCGGGCAGCTATCCCGGCAGCCCGGGCGAGTACCCGGGCGGGCGGCGCGCCACGGTTGTCGAGGTGCTCGACGAGACGCACCCGGTCGGTGCCCGCCAGATCCACCACACACACCGACACATAGTCGACGTTGATCTCGACCCCGATGCCCGCGACGCCGGTACGGGCCACTTTCAGTACCGTGCCGGGCCGGCCGGCCTGACCGCTGAACGTCTTCCCGGACTCTGACAGGAAGCCGCTCTCCAGGAGTTGCTCGACCAGCGAGGAGACGGCCGCACGGGTCAGCCCCACCCGCGCCGAGACACCGGCCCGCGTCACCTCGCCCTCGTCGCGGACAGCCCGCAGCACCAGGCTGAGATTGTGCCGTCGCACCGTCTCCCGGTCGGCCTTGGGCTCCAGCGGTGTGTGGTTGCCCGCGGAGCCGCTCGTGTCATTGCCGTTCATCTCGCGGCCGAGCCTAGGCGATCCGCTTCCGATCTCACGCCTCGGCCGGGTCGGTCTCCGGCTCGCTGTGCGGTTCCTCGGCGATCTGCAGCTCCTCGTCGGTCAGCGGCGGCCCCGGCAGGCGCGGCAACCGGGGCCCGCGCAGCGCGGCCAGCACGACCCGTGGCCCGACCAGCGCGGTGAGCGGTGCGGAGAGCGTCATCACATCCGTCAGAGCGGTGGTGACCAGGAAGTTTCCGGTCGAGGTCAGCATCAGACGGTCGACGTAGCGGCCGAGCAGCCGGTCCACCGCGCCCGGCTGCTTGCCAGTCGCCCCCGGGTAGAAGATGTCCTGTCCCGTGGCCAGGTCCCAGGCCGTTCCGGTGGACTTGGAGATGGCTCGCTGTGCCCGCCGGGCCAGCCCTGCCGAGGTGGGCCCGTGCGTCCGGATCTGGTCGCGCAAAGCCCGTACGCCCTGCGCCGCCACGGACATTCCGTGGCCGTAGACGGGATTGAAGGTGGCCACCGAGTCACCCACCGCGACGAAACCGTCGGGCCAGCCGGCGACCTTCTCGAAGTACCTGCGCCGGTTGGCCGTGTTGCCGAACGTGACCACGTCGCTGATTGGCTCGGCACGCGAGATGAGCTCACCGACTATGGGGTGCCGCACTCCGCGGGCGAATGCCTCGAAGGCATCGGCCGCCTTGGTGGGCTGCCCGCCCCGGGTGCCGGACAGTGTCACGAGCCAGCGCCCGTCCTCGACCGGGAGGACGAGTGCGGCCTGGCCGGGGCGCTGTTCGCGCGCATTGGACTGCACATTGACGATGGGGAACTCCGCCGTGCCCCGTGGAGCACGGAAGAGGCGGCTGGCGTACACCAGGCCGGCGTCCACCTGGTCCTCGCGCACCGCATCGACGCCCAGCGCCCGCAGCAGTTCCGGCGCGCGAGTGCTGCGGCCGCTGCAGTCGACGACCAGATCGGCAGCCAGAACGCGCTCACCGCCGTCGGGGGTCCGTACCCGCACCCCCGTCACACGGGCGGAACTTCCTTCGAGGGTGAGCAGTTTGGTGTGCTCGAGCAGGGTGATGCGCGGCTCTGCCAGGACCTGCTCGCGTACGACCCAGTCGAGCAGATCGCGGCTGCAGGCGATCAGGTAGTGAGTCTCGGTCCAGCGCCGGTACCAGCCCTGCGGAGACAGTCCGACCATGCCCGTCGGCAGTGGGATGCGGCGGGCGCCGGCCGCCAGCCAGCGAGCGGTGACACCGGGCAGCAGGGACTCGATCGCCTCGACTCCTCCGCACCACAGTATGTGGGCATGACCTGCCTGAGGCAGGTGCTTACGGGGTTCGGGGCCGGCCGGGAGAGAGTCGCGTTCCACGACGGTGACCTTGTCGGCGAACTCGCCCAGTGCGGCGGCCGCCAGCATCCCGGCCAGTCCTCCGCCGACGACGACGGCGTGACGGAGGGCAGGGCCCGCGCCGGGTCTGTGTGGTTGGCTCATGGGTGACTGCTCTCTGACCTGGCCGCACAACGGCGGGCTGCTGCAACGACAGGCGAGTGACGCAACGCTCGGGACATCCCGACGAGATCGCGCTGAGCCTGCTCGGGTGCGGCGGAACGGGTGTCCGCCGCAGTGATGATCATCCCCTGCGGGTCGGCGTCCCGGGCGATCACCGCGGCGGCCAGCATCGCCGCTTCGGCGACGGCCTCCGCCTGGTGCGTATCGGTCCCCGAAGCGAGCGCCGCGGCATGGGACTCCGCCCGCAGGCCGTGGTCGAAGTACGGGTCCAGAGCGAGGATGCCGTCGTGGATGAACGCTTCCCGCTGGGTCAGCCGGAGGTCGAGGGACGACCACCGGGAGATCGGGACCGCCATGGCACCTTCTGGAGCGGTGGAGCGCAGTTCACGCCAGAGCGCGCCCAGCTTCCAGTAGGTGGACCAACTCTGCCAGGAATCGGTGAGGCGCTGTCCGGCCACCGGGAGAATGAACCCGGCGGCGATGATCAGAGCGGAGGCGGACGCCAGCGGGGGTGCCACGCGGGTGCTGAGGGCGTCCCAGTTGTGCCCGGCCCACCGAGCGGATACGGCGGAGTACTTGGCCGCGTCGAAGCCGAGGTTGAGGAAGTAGCCGATCATGATGAGCACCAGACCGGTGCGCAACCAGCCGTGGACCCGCAACGACCAGCGCCAGCACAGGACGGTCATCACGACCGCCGCCACCGTGTGCGCCACAAGATAGAGGACGATCATCTCGCGCATGTACGGAGTGTTCGCGTAGTACGTGTCCAGGTCCCGCAGCCGCTCGACGGGAGCGTCACCGAGGGCGAACAGGACGATCATCGCCACGATGACCGTGCCGTACGCGGTGATGCAGCGGCGGGAAGCACGCCGGGTGACTTCGGGCGGGCCTCCGCGCCAGTTGATGATGAGCACAAGGCAGGAAGCACTGAAGGCCGTGAGGATGCAGTAGACGAGCGGCGCCGAGAAGTTGGGTACACCGGTGATGCGGTTCACCGCGGCGATGGTGGGCGGCGCCGCGAAGAAGAACACCGAGACGGCCACCAGCAACAGCGCGCTGACGGACCGCAGCAGCGGATCACGCCAGGTGCGGCTGATTCCGGGCAGCCGGAACGCGAACGCGACGGCGAGCGCGGCCCCGGGTATGTAGAAGTCCAGACCCTCCACGCATCAGCCCTGCGGCTTTCGGTACCCCAGCGACGCTTCGATCCGGCCTTCGATCGCATCCCGGCCGGGAACGCGGCCGCGTGTGTGTGAACCTGCCAGCCAGGAACGGCATTTGGTGCTCAGCAGCAGTCCGAAGGTCTCCGCCTCGTTCTCCTCGGCCGCGTCGAAGCGCGTACGGGCGGCGACCTTGAGTACGGTGTCCTGCAGATCGGCGCCGTCTGTCAGCAGCCGCGCCGCGACGGCCGCGCCTTCGACATGGTGGCTGCAGTGACCGGCCTGCATATGCCACAACTCATGTCCGAGGATCACCAGTTGGTGGTCGGGGGCGGTACGTTCCTCAATGACGATCAGGTCCTGGTCGGCCATGTCGAGCCACAGTCCGCTGGCGGTTCCCGGCGGGAACGAAGCCACGCGGAACTGGACCGGCCGGCCCCGGCGGCTGCCCATCTTCTTGCACAGCGCCGCATAGAGATCTGCCGGTTCCGCAGGGACGGGCAGGTCGATTCCGGCCATGAGCTCGCCGCACAACCGCCGCATCTCTTTGCCTATGCTCACCGTTCTCCCGTCGGCGCAGAGTTCATTTCAGGACTCCGTCGGCTTGACGCTCTCCAGGAGCATGTCGAGCCACTCGGTGACCTTGTCCCGGTGTTTGTCGGTGGGGAGTTGGGCCGCACGCCAGGCGATGCCCCGTACCCCGTGGTCCTGCAGCAGACGCTCCAGCGGATCGCCGTCACCGGCGAAGTCCTGCAGCAGGGTCTGCTCGGTGCGCTGCAGGGCGCCGTCGAGTGCGTCGGCGTCCTCGGCGGTCAGGAATCCGGCGTGGACCTTGAAGAACCGCTGGATCGCGTCGCAGTGTTCCATGGTCGGCCGGCGGTCGCCGTTGATGAGGGCCCCCGCCTGCTGCCGTGACATGCCCGCGCCGTCGGCGATCTCCTGCTGGGTGTAGCGGCGGCCGTTGGGCTTCAGCCGCGTTCTGCGCAACAGATCGAAGCGCTGCAGAAAGCGTGCCTGGAGGTCGGGTTCGCCGGCCCGCTGCCCGGCGAGCAGGGCGCCGACCACGTCGGCGGGGACGCCCGAGGCCTCGGAGAGCTGATGGATGTCGAATACCTCGCCGTGGGGCAGCCCGAGCTTGTCCGCGAGCTCGGCGACACGGGCAACGGATGCCGCCAGGGGGACTGTGGCCGTCGAACCCGGAACCGAGAAGCCGTCTGTCACCAGTAGGTCTCCTAGATCACGCGAGGCAGCCCCGCATACAGTGGCGCTGCCGGGAGATTATCCGTTGCGGGAGAGCGTAGCCAGGTCTTGCCACAGCTGTGGCGCGAATTGAGCGGTCAACGGCGGGCAATGCCACGATAGTTGACATGGTCGTTGTTGCGGTAGCAGGATCGCCACGCGGTGATGATGATCCAAATGGCCCTGCCGCAGCGGGACTTCGAGAAGGGTGGCGTTCTCGATGACACATGAGGCAGGCGTGGAACGGCCTGGTGTCCAAGGGCGCCGAGGGTGTGCCGGAACGGGCCGCGGCGCGGTGCGGGCGAGGCGGGTCACCGATGTCCTCCGACGGCGCCGGGAGGAGCTCGGCCTGAGCGTGGAGGACGTCGCCGCGCGGCTCGAGATCAGCACGGGCGCGTACGGCAGCTGGGAACGCACGCCCGCCCAGGAGTGGACCGACGAGAGGCTCTGTGCCCTGGTCAAGGCTCTCGAGATGAGCGATCAGCAGGGAGGATGGCTCTTCCGCCTCGCTGTCGACCGTGATCCGCCGCCGCCCTGGAAGACGCCTGTCGGGGCGTCCGTTCCGGCGCCTCCGCTGGGGCCCGCCCGTCCGTCCGGTCCCGCGTTTCCGTCCGGGCCCGTACGTCCGTACGTCCCTGTGTCCCCGTCGTTGCCCGCGAGCCCGTCCGGTCCCGCGGATCGGGCTGATCCCGCGGAGAGTTCAGACCCCGAGACACGGGCCTATCTGCGTGACTACGCCGTGATGATGGACGCCGTGCCGCTGCCCTCCGTGCTCTTCGACCGGCGCTGGGAGGTGGCGCACGCCAACCCGGCCTTCGACGCCCTCTTCCGCGGAATCGGGCCGCACCCCACGGCCATGCCGGACCAGAACTTCCTCCGGTTCGTGCTCTTCCACCCGGACGCGGGCACGGTGCTCGCCGACCGCGAGACGAGCTGGTGCCTGCCATTGCTGGCGCAGTTGGAGTCCGCCCTGGAGAGCGACGACGAGGACCGAGTCCTTCAGGCCATTCGTCACGACATCGCCGAGGACCCGATCATGGACGCCGCCTACCGGTGCGGTCTTCCGCACTGGATGCGCGCCGCGGGCGCGGCCGCCGTCCATCACGATGGCGCCCTGCGGCCGCTCCATCACCCCGATCCCCGCCGGGGACGCACCGAGTGCCGGATCGTCGACGAGACCCCCGCGAGCCTTCAGGGCCGGGGGTTCACCAGGATGACGCTGGTACTGCGCGAAACGCGCGTGGCCGAACCGGTGCTGCGGCGGGGCAAATCGCATCTGAGGGCCGTCTCCAGCGGCTGAGCCGGGACCGGGGGGCCGAGCCGGGGCCGACGCCGGTGGCAGCGGTCCCCTCACCCTTGTCAGTAGTTGGCGCGTCCATGACGATGAGCTCAGGTCGCGGCAGACCTCAGGAAACGCAGGCGGCCCCACCAACCCCCTTGGCACCGGCCGGAGAACGGTTCTGTCGGCCGCAGCCGGAACCGCCGCGCTCGGCGCGGCGCTGACCGGCGTCGGCGCACCGCCCGCGGCCGCCGCGGCGCACCCCCGACCGGGACCGCCCCGCCACCGCCCAGCAGGCGCCGCCCTGTGGACCCTCGCCCAGGCGCCCGGCACCCCCAAGGGAGCCAAGATCCTCACCAGCGCGCTGACCAACGCGACCGAGCTGGTGTGGCAGCGCGGCAGGGAAGCCGATCTCGCCGGCTACGAAGTGGTGTGGCGCGAAACCACCGCGCCCGAGTGGACCCATGTCGTCCCGGCCGGTGACCCGATCAGCCACACGGTCGAACTCTCCAAGGACAACGTCTTCTTCGGCGTCCGCGCCGTGAACCGAGCCGGGCTGCGCAGCCCGGTGGCATTCCCCGCTCCCCAGCGCTGATTCGGCGGCCAGCCGAGACTTGAGGTGTCACGCGTAACGTGCCCGAATCCCCTGCGTTCCGCGGGGGAGACGGGGGTCCGCCTCCGGAAGTCGGCTGCGACGGTGTTCCGGGAGTTCGTGTGGCTGCGCTCATCGAGGACTATGCACTGATCGGGGACATGCAGACCGCCGCCCTGATCGCCAGGGACGGATCGGTCGACTGGTTCTGTCTGCCGCGCTTCGACTCGCCCGCGGTCTTCGCCGGGCTGCTCGGCACCGAGGACCACGGCTTCTGGCGGCTGGCGCCCGCGGGGCCCGCCGACGGCGCGGGCGCCGCCACCCGCCGCCGCTACCGCGGTGACTCACTTGTCCTGGAATCGGAGTGGGACACCCCGGAAGGAACGGTTCGGCTGATTGACTTCATGCCGCCAAGGGGCGCGGGCCGTGGTAGGCCGGATGCCGCACCGTGTCTCGTACGAATAGTGGAGGGCGTCTCAGGCCGGGTCCGCATGAGTTCCGCACTGCGGATGCGCTTCAGCTACGGCCGGATCGTCCCGTGGGTTCAGCGCGAGCACGGACCCGGCGGCCGGGACCGGCTCGTCGCCGTCGCCGGCCCGGACGCGCTCTGGCTCGACGCGGACGTCGGCACCTATGGCAGCGATCTGACCACCCACGCCGCCTTCAGCGTCGGCGCGGGCGAGCGCGTCACCCTCACCCTGAGCTGGCAGCCCTCCCACGGCGACGCGCCGCCCCGGCCCGACGCCGCCCAACTCCTCACCGACACCGAGAACTTCTGGTCCCACTGGACCGGCCAGTGCAGCTACTCGGGACCCTGGCGCGAGGCCGTGGTCCGCTCGCTGATCACCCTCAAGGCGCTTACCTACGCCCCGACCGGCGGAATCGTGGCCGCGCCCACCACCTCGCTGCCCGAGGAGATCGGCGGCGTACGCAACTGGGACTACCGCTACGCCTGGCTGCGCGACGCCGCCATGACCCTCACCGCCCTGCTGCGCACCGGCTACCGCGAGGAGGCCCGCCGGTGGCGGGAGTGGCTGCTGCGGGCCGTGGCAGGGGACGCGCAGAACCTCCAGATCATGTACGGAGTCGCGGGGGAGCGCGAACTGCCGGAGGCCGAACTCCCGTGGCTGCCAGGCTACGAGAAGTCAGGACCGGTTCGCATCGGCAACGGTGCCGCCAACCAGCTCCAGCTCGATGTGTACGGCGAGGTCGTGGACGCCCTCTGGCTGGGCCAGACCTCGGGACTCTCCCGCGACGACAGCACCCACATCCTCCAGATGAAGCTGATGAACCACCTCGAGTCCAACTGGCGGGAGCCGGACGAGGGCATCTGGGAAGTGCGGGGCCCACGCCGCGACTTCGTCCACTCCAAGGTGATGACCTGGGTCGCCGCGGACCGCACCGTACGCAGACTGTCGAGGCTGCCACTGGAGAGCCCGGTGCAGCGCTGGCGAGCCCTGCGCGACGAGATACACCGCGACGTCTGCGCCCACGGCTACGACCCCGAGCGCAACACCTTCACGCAGTACTACGGCTCCAGCGAACTGGACGCTTCGCTACTGCTCATCCCGCAGATGGGCTTTCTGCCGCCCGACGACCCGCGGGTGGTCGGCACCATCGAAGCCGTGCAGCGGGAGCTGTGCGACGACGGCTTCGTACGCCGCTATCCGGTGCCCGGGGGCGGTTCGGACGCGCTCGGCGGAGACGGACTGCCCGGCGGCGAAGGCGTCTTCCTGGCCTGCTCCTTCTGGCTCGCGCACGATCTGGCGCTGATCGGTCGCAGGTCCGAGGCACGCGAGCTGTTCGAACGGCTGCTGGCACTGCGTACGGACCTCGGTCTGCTGGCCGAGGAGTGGGACACCCGGCGCGGCCGGCTGGTGGGGAACTTCCCTCAGGCCTTCAGCCATGTGCCGCTGATCGACACGGCACTGCGGCTGTCCTGAACGCAGGTCCGCGGCCCGCGCCTGGAGCGAGAGTCGACCGGCCCGGCGCATGGTCGTACAGCACTTGCATTTCCGCGCAGAGGAGAGTGGCCATGTCGTCATTAAGAAGTTTCGTCCTCGTCAATGTGCTGCGTCCGATGGGCCGGGCACTGATCGCCTACGGGATGTACTGGGTGTGGATCCCGGGCGTCAACCATGAGGAAATCATGCCGCGAGACAGTTTCCCCCGAGAAGACAGCCATGAATATCTCAGTCTTTTCGATCAGATCGAGCCGCCTTCAAGGCGGTCTTGAGACGCATTTCCCAAGCTCTGGCCATAAGTACGCGGCTCTGGGGGAAAAGATGGCTGCACACCGGAACTTCACCGAACTCGCGTTGCACAGAGCATCGGAACTCGCGCGCCAGGAGGCCTATTTCTGCGTCCGCGCGAATCAGCAGGGAGAGCTGGAATCCGATGTGCTCAGCTATGGCGAGCTCGATGAAAAGGCGAAACGGCTGGCCTCCTGGCTCCAGGAACACGGATCGCACGGCCACCGGGTGCTCATCCTCCAGAGCGGCGTTCGGGAATTCATGAGCAGCTTCCTCGGCTGTCTCTACGCCGGGGCCGTGGCCGTGCCCGCACCGGCGCCCGTCGGATCGCGGCAGAACGTCGAACGGGTTGCCAACATCGTCCGCGACGCCTCCGTCAGCTACATCCTGACCGACGCCGCGATGGCGTCGACCGTCTCCCAGTTGCTGGCCAACATCGGCCACCCCGAGATCGCGTGCCTGGCCACCGATCGCGCGGAGGTCGGCGACCCGGGCGCCTGG
This window contains:
- the xylB gene encoding xylulokinase, with the protein product MPTQTVVIGVDSSTQSAKAAFIDAATGRTLAVGRAAHQVTGESGARESDPEVWWHALREAVAMGLKESGLAASAVTGIAVAGQQHGLVVLDRAGHPVRPALLWNDTRSAPQAAALTEALGGPDAWTARTGSVPVASMTAAKWQWLREHEPRAAKAAAAVRLPHDFLTERLAGIAATDPGDASGTCWYSTAGGAYDPELLQLIGLDADLLPEVAATGAARIGSLTAAAAAELGLPAGIAVAAGTGDNMAAAVGLGLGGAGLLDHPALSLGTSGTVFAASRTRPASTALAGFAAADGTYLPLACTLNCTLAVDKIAALLGLHRDTAEAGGEVVLLPYLDGERTPDLPAASGLLTGLRHTTSRQQLLGAAYEGAVVTVLRALDEVLRTCGLDPTDREVAARPLRLVGGGAKGRHWVETVRRLSGRPLLIPESGELVALGAAALAAGAATGEDPVAVAGSWQVGNAAELPPVERDMETWERVSSVLERAAPTLLS
- the xylA gene encoding xylose isomerase — translated: MSERFTPTPEDRFSFGLWTVGWQGRDPFGEATRAPLDPVESVQYLAGLGAYGVTFHDDDLIPFGATEGERESHIKRFRQALDATGLVVPMATTNLFTHPVFKDGGFTANDRDVRRYALRKTIRNIDLAAELGARTYVAWGGREGAESGAAKDVRIALDRMKEAFDLLGEYVTEQGYDLRFAIEPKPNEPRGDILLPTVGHALAFIERLERPELYGVNPEVGHEQMAGLNFTHSIAQAMWADKLFHIDLNGQSGIKYDQDLRFGAGDLRSAFWLVDLLETGGYEGPRHFDFKPPRTEDFDGVWASAAGCMRNYLILKERAAAFRADPRVQEALRAARLDELARPTAEDGLSGLLTDRASFEEFDVEAAAERGMAFEYLDQLAMDHLLGVR
- a CDS encoding ROK family transcriptional regulator codes for the protein MNGNDTSGSAGNHTPLEPKADRETVRRHNLSLVLRAVRDEGEVTRAGVSARVGLTRAAVSSLVEQLLESGFLSESGKTFSGQAGRPGTVLKVARTGVAGIGVEINVDYVSVCVVDLAGTDRVRLVEHLDNRGAPPARVLARAAGIAARALTSAVEQELRPVGAELALPGLISAGTVRQAPNLGWTGVAAEAPFAEALAALRPGLPALPVHAENEANLAALAELWFGGLGEVRSFLYLSGEIGVGGALVLDGELLRGAHGFAGEIGHVVVSADGPECRCGSRGCLEQYAGQSALLRAAGIDESTGAAGVAELERRAGTGDERAVTAIAQAGLMLGRVLSGAVNLFDPDAVVLGGIYRPLLPWLSPPAGGELAGRVVSGLWPEGSGRLRASSAAADAARGAAALVVRDVLADPVAYAVS
- a CDS encoding FAD-dependent oxidoreductase, yielding MSQPHRPGAGPALRHAVVVGGGLAGMLAAAALGEFADKVTVVERDSLPAGPEPRKHLPQAGHAHILWCGGVEAIESLLPGVTARWLAAGARRIPLPTGMVGLSPQGWYRRWTETHYLIACSRDLLDWVVREQVLAEPRITLLEHTKLLTLEGSSARVTGVRVRTPDGGERVLAADLVVDCSGRSTRAPELLRALGVDAVREDQVDAGLVYASRLFRAPRGTAEFPIVNVQSNAREQRPGQAALVLPVEDGRWLVTLSGTRGGQPTKAADAFEAFARGVRHPIVGELISRAEPISDVVTFGNTANRRRYFEKVAGWPDGFVAVGDSVATFNPVYGHGMSVAAQGVRALRDQIRTHGPTSAGLARRAQRAISKSTGTAWDLATGQDIFYPGATGKQPGAVDRLLGRYVDRLMLTSTGNFLVTTALTDVMTLSAPLTALVGPRVVLAALRGPRLPRLPGPPLTDEELQIAEEPHSEPETDPAEA
- a CDS encoding MAB_1171c family putative transporter yields the protein MEGLDFYIPGAALAVAFAFRLPGISRTWRDPLLRSVSALLLVAVSVFFFAAPPTIAAVNRITGVPNFSAPLVYCILTAFSASCLVLIINWRGGPPEVTRRASRRCITAYGTVIVAMIVLFALGDAPVERLRDLDTYYANTPYMREMIVLYLVAHTVAAVVMTVLCWRWSLRVHGWLRTGLVLIMIGYFLNLGFDAAKYSAVSARWAGHNWDALSTRVAPPLASASALIIAAGFILPVAGQRLTDSWQSWSTYWKLGALWRELRSTAPEGAMAVPISRWSSLDLRLTQREAFIHDGILALDPYFDHGLRAESHAAALASGTDTHQAEAVAEAAMLAAAVIARDADPQGMIITAADTRSAAPEQAQRDLVGMSRALRHSPVVAAARRCAARSESSHP
- a CDS encoding toxin-antitoxin system, toxin component, yielding MRRLCGELMAGIDLPVPAEPADLYAALCKKMGSRRGRPVQFRVASFPPGTASGLWLDMADQDLIVIEERTAPDHQLVILGHELWHMQAGHCSHHVEGAAVAARLLTDGADLQDTVLKVAARTRFDAAEENEAETFGLLLSTKCRSWLAGSHTRGRVPGRDAIEGRIEASLGYRKPQG
- a CDS encoding helix-turn-helix domain-containing protein, encoding MTDGFSVPGSTATVPLAASVARVAELADKLGLPHGEVFDIHQLSEASGVPADVVGALLAGQRAGEPDLQARFLQRFDLLRRTRLKPNGRRYTQQEIADGAGMSRQQAGALINGDRRPTMEHCDAIQRFFKVHAGFLTAEDADALDGALQRTEQTLLQDFAGDGDPLERLLQDHGVRGIAWRAAQLPTDKHRDKVTEWLDMLLESVKPTES
- a CDS encoding MmyB family transcriptional regulator; translated protein: MTHEAGVERPGVQGRRGCAGTGRGAVRARRVTDVLRRRREELGLSVEDVAARLEISTGAYGSWERTPAQEWTDERLCALVKALEMSDQQGGWLFRLAVDRDPPPPWKTPVGASVPAPPLGPARPSGPAFPSGPVRPYVPVSPSLPASPSGPADRADPAESSDPETRAYLRDYAVMMDAVPLPSVLFDRRWEVAHANPAFDALFRGIGPHPTAMPDQNFLRFVLFHPDAGTVLADRETSWCLPLLAQLESALESDDEDRVLQAIRHDIAEDPIMDAAYRCGLPHWMRAAGAAAVHHDGALRPLHHPDPRRGRTECRIVDETPASLQGRGFTRMTLVLRETRVAEPVLRRGKSHLRAVSSG